A genomic segment from Spinacia oleracea cultivar Varoflay chromosome 3, BTI_SOV_V1, whole genome shotgun sequence encodes:
- the LOC130469550 gene encoding uncharacterized protein — MEELSSGRTEGNQIVVTGSRPGAMPVRNLYETLEHEVVLPAQPEPILICSENPGRRKRHSSRRRKRSTRRRESISEQEGSVPAGRESTPYHEEYIVQSPQPEWNRYEGYMPHQEPMRQTIHPKDSPLCRDILEQPMEKVKMPTVATDWYKKLPAGSIFSFRQIQEDFVRRFISKVERKKTSGDLMSISQRPKEPLREYLTRFNNESITITDLQQEIAVLALLRGMQECEFKRYLGRKSFTSLGEALRKANEYIRSDELMLISPMGGNQAVQSARKDHVPIQQHSYRKDNSRKEGHQQRGGYQNRQPVGAYKMYTPLNTARATIYAVNKSAAWRKPLPMDAPGNNKNFCAFHNDHGHYTEHCKELKDNIEELPAGRIEQAPPPRQEIRSLPETSKEGADRGKRPTIWVISGGPVHGGTVSGAIKNLEEHRHLVSYHSARKWPEPTPLPVITFTSEDCRGIIYPHDDPLVLELEIANFPVKRCLIDGGSSANIIFWEAFTQLNIDHGELARVNYPVIGFSGANVYPEGSIRLPVLVGRGVSARDLMVDFLVIKVPAAYNVIIGRPFIHDAQAVVSTYHLTMIYLSNLERTERVHGSQETARSCYLTAIKAQGRMVPKTNLAREANMPAKRKRWDLSMENFDERPACIPRSAADGETREIELIEGVPEKTVRIGADMETDQQVNLIGLLREHADVFAFSADEMFGISPDIIVHRLNVDKSVRPVKQKKRNFSNEKNTAIREEVEKLLEAGFIEVCDYPEWLANVVMVKKSNGSWRMCVDFTNLNGACPKDCYPLPRIDRLVDSTSGHALLIFLDAFSGYHQISLCKADRKKAAFITDTGVYSYKAMPFGLKNAGATYQKLVDRVFASQKGRNIEVYVDDSIVKSRLASDHIDDLRETFETLRKFRMKLNPKKCVFGVRSGKFLGFLVSERGIDANPDKVEAIMNLPEPGCIKDVQKLTGRMAALTRFISKSADKSLPFFNVLKQNKKFKWGETEKAAFEAVKRHLQALPTIARPEEGDTLQLYISASQHTVAAILIIEKDKAQIPVYFVSHILQEAETRYSLIEKLGLAVLIAARKLRPYFDAHGIEVLTNYPLEKAMQKMDTSGGGNRGRKMGSSSKRSVTKSGAGGWVIITSPEGDQFEYAIKFSFQASNNEAEYEAAIAGIQICMAAGARRLILTTDSQLVANQFSGEYETKEESMKRYAEKRKQSVAQLESFEIKLVPRSENMLADSLSKLASSSVLIKSVMMEVMRRRSTKIVGKEVMVITSQPEWYDTMWTYKRDGTLPTEKTEARRLIRNSCWFIIIRGQLYKRGFSLPLLRCISAYESARMIEEMHEGICGNHQGGKTLALVCQRQGYYRPTMLTDAQEYVKRCEKCQVFSAVINRPANDLMPILNPIPFAQWGMDILGPFTTASGGRKFLIVAVDYFTKWIEEEPVAKITANQVKKFIWKNIITRFGLPMAIVMDHGAEASNKQILAAMRKKLEDYKAEAVIPAEVGLPTFRIQHYEEDKNDQLLRQELDFLPEIRLRAEIRSAAYKQRISNAYNKRVKHRQLEVGDLVLRRTAATGKAKVQGKLTPNWEGPYQIWEEIVPGAFRMMDMGGVALKNSWNASVLRKFYV; from the exons ATGGAAGAACTGTCCTCGGGGAGGACAGAAGGAAATCAGATCGTGGTTACCGGTAGTCGCCCGGGCGCGATGCCAGTTAGAAATCTCTATGAAACCCTAGAGCATGAAGTTGTACTGCCAGCACAACCTGAACCAATACTTATCTGCAGTGAAAATCCGGGCAGAAGGAAAAGGCATAGTTCTCGGCGCAGGAAAAGGTCCACTAGACGCCGAGAGTCAATATCAGAGCAGGAGGGGTCGGTTCCTGCTGGTAGGGAATCGACGCCGTACCACGAGGAGTACATCGTGCAATCTCCACAGCCTGAGTGGAATAGATACGAAGGATATATGCCTCATCAGGAGCCGATGAGACAAACCATACATCCCAAAGACTCCCCGCTATGCAGGGATATTCTGGAGCAGCCTATGGAGAAGGTAAAGATGCCGAC GGTGGCAACCGACTGGTATAAGAAGTTGCCGGCTGGATCGATATTTAGCTTTCGGCAGATACAAGAGGACTTTGTGAGGCGGTTCATTAGCAAAGTTGAACGAAAGAAAACATCCGGAGATTTGATGTCAATCTCACAAAGGCCGAAAGAACCGCTGAGAGAGTACCTTACTCGGTTTAACAACGAATCCATCACCATAACAGATTTACAGCAAGAAATAGCCGTTTTGGCTCTGTTGAGAGGAATGCAAGAGTGCGAGTTCAAAAGGTACCTGGGAAGAAAATCATTTACCTCGCTGGGGGAGGCCTTGAGAAAAGCAAATGAGTATATCAGAAGTGATGAGTTGATGCTAATATCACCCATGGGGGGAAATCAGGCAGTACAATCGGCCAGGAAAGATCATGTTCCCATACAGCAACACAGTTACCGAAAAGATAACAGTAGAAAGGAGGGCCATCAGCAGAGAGGGGGATATCAGAATAGACAGCCGGTAGGGGCTTATAAGATGTATACTCCACTTAACACCGCCAGAGCCACTATCTACGCAGTAAACAAATCAGCGGCGTGGAGAAAGCCGTTACCGATGGATGCTCCAGGTAACAATAAGAATTTTTGTGCTTTTCATAATGATCATGGTCATTACACGGAGCATTGTAAAGAGCTAAAAGATAACATTGAAGAGCTG CCCGCTGGTAGGATTGAACAAGCACCACCACCCCGACAAGAAATCCGGTCATTACCGGAAACGAGTAAAGAAGGGGCTGACAGGGGAAAGAGACCCACTATCTGGGTGATTTCAGGAGGGCCCGTGCATGGAGGTACAGTTAGCGGGGCAATAAAGAATCTAGAGGAGCACCGGCACCTGGTGAGCTACCATAGTGCAAGGAAATGGCCGGAACCAACCCCCTTACCGGTCATCACGTTCACCTCGGAGGATTGTCGCGGCATCATATACCCCCATGATGACCCGCTGGTACTGGAGCTCGAGATAGCAAACTTCCCCGTCAAGAGATGCCTAATTGATGGAGGCAGCTCTGCGAACATCATATTCTGGGAAGCTTTCACCCAGTTGAACATAGATCACGGAGAGTTAGCAAGGGTAAACTATCCCGTTATCGGATTCTCTGGAGCCAACGTTTACCCCGAAGGCAGCATCCGTTTACCGGTTCTAGTGGGTAGAGGAGTATCAGCCAGGGACTTAATGGTCGATTTTTTGGTGATAAAGGTACCAGCAGCGTATAACGTAATAATTGGTCGACCGTTTATCCATGACGCCCAGGCGGTGGTGTCCACTTATCATTTGACTATGATATATCTCTCGAATCTGGAAAGAACGGAAAGAGTACATGGCAGCCAGGAGACTGCCAGATCGTGTTATCTGACAGCGATAAAGGCACAAGGAAGGATGGTACCGAAAACCAACCTCGCCCGAGAAGCAAACATGCCAGCTAAAAGAAAGAGATGGGATCTTAGTATGGAGAATTTTGATGAAAGGCCTGCTTGCATCCCAAGGTCGGCTGCAGATGGAGAAACTCGAGAAATTGAGTTGATAGAAGGAGTTCCGGAGAAAACGGTACGAATAGGTGCCGATATGGAAACAGATCAGCAGGTCAATCTTATCGGCCTACTGCGAGAACATGCAGATGTGTTCGCCTTCTCTGCAGATGAAATGTTCGGTATCAGCCCAGACATTATAGTGCATCGACTGAATGTGGACAAGTCAGTCAGGCCGGTGAAgcaaaagaagagaaatttcTCCAATGAAAAAAATACCGCAATAAGGGAAGAAGTGGAAAAATTGCTGGAAGCAGGGTTCATAGAAGTTTGTGACTACCCCGAATGGTTGGCTAACGTGGTCATGGTAAAAAAGTCAAATGGCagttggcgaatgtgcgtggattttaCCAACCTGAATGGGGCATGCCCCAAGGACTGCTATCCGTTGCCACGAATCGATAGACTGGTAGATTCGACCAGTGGCCATGCTCTGTTGATTTTCCTGGATGCCTTCTCAGGGTATCACCAAATCAGTTTGTGTAAGGCCGATAGAAAGAAGGCCGCCTTCATCACAGATACAGGGGTGTACAGTTACAAGGCTATGCCGTTTGGGTTGAAGAATGCAGGAGCAACCTACCAGAAGCTGGTGGATAGGGTATTTGCTTCCCAGAAAGGGAGAAACATAGAAGTATATGTGGATGATTCAATAGTTAAAAGCCGATTGGCCAGCGACCACATTGATGATTTGAGAGAAACCTTCGAAACACTGAGGAAGTTTAGGATGAAGTTAAACCCCAAGAAATGTGTATTCGGGGTCCGATCAGGAAAGTTCTTGGGTTTTCTAGTAAGCGAAAGGGGAATTGATGCCAACCCAGATAAGGTAGAAGCAATTATGAACCTACCAGAGCCCGGTTGCATAAAAGACGTGCAAAAGTTAACAGGAAGAATGGCCGCATTGACCCGGTTCATTAGCAAATCAGCAGATAAGTCGTTGCCCTTCTTCAACGTATTAAAGCAAAACAAGAAATTCAAGTGGGGAGAAACAGAAAAAGCAGCTTTTGAGGCTGTAAAACGGCACTTGCAAGCCTTACCCACGATAGCCCGACCAGAGGAGGGAGACACGCTGCAGCTATACATATCTGCTTCTCAGCACACAGTAGCAGCAATACTGATCATAGAGAAGGATAAAGCACAGATACCGGTgtactttgtcagccacatcTTGCAAGAAGCAGAAACGAGATACTCCTTGATAGAAAAGTTGGGATTGGCAGTGCTGATTGCAGCCAGAAAACTGAGACCCTACTTTGATGCGCACGGAATTGAAGTCCTCACAAACTACCCACTAGAGAAAGCAATGCAAAAAATGGACACATCAG GAGGAGGAAATAGAGGAAGGAAAATGGGAAGTAGCAGTAAGCGCTCTGTTACCAAGTCAGGGGCAGGAGGATGGGTAATAATTACTTCACCAGAAGGAGACCAGTTCGAGTATGCTATTAAGTTCTCTTTCCAGGCATCAAACAACGAGGCAGAATACGAAGCTGCAATTGCTGGCATACAGATCTGCATGGCGGCTGGTGCTCGTAGGCTCATACTCACAACCGACTCACAGTTGGTAGCAAACCAGTTCTCAGGAGAGTATGAAACGAAGGAAGAATCCATGAAACGATATGCCGAAAAGCGTAAACAGTCAGTGGCACAGTTGGAAAGTTTCGAAATAAAATTAGTGCCCCGATCAGAGAACATGTTGGCAGACTCCCTGTCGAAACTGGCCAGCTCAAGTGTTCTGATCAAATCAGTAATGATGGAAGTCATGCGTCGAAGGAGTACGAAGATAGTGGGGAAAGAGGTCATGGTAATCACGAGCCAACCTGAATGGTATGACACTATGTGGACATACAAGAGAGATGGAACACTGCCTACAGAAAAAACGGAGGCAAGAAGGTTGATTAGGAACTCATGCTGGTTCATAATCATCAGAGGTCAACTCTACAAACGGGGTTTCAGCTTGCCTTTGTTACGATGCATATCAGCGTATGAATCGGCACGAATGATAGAAGAAATGCATGAGGGAATTTGTGGAAATCATCAGGGAGGAAAAACCCTTGCACTGGTATGCCAAAGACAAGGATACTACCGGCCGACAATGTTAACAGACGCACAAGAGTACGTCAAGAGATGTGAAAAATGTCAAGTTTTCTCGGCAGTCATCAATCGTCCTGCAAACGATCTCATGCCAATCCTAAATCCAATACCGTTCGCccagtggggaatggacatTCTGGGACCATTCACAACGGCATCTGGTGGAAGAAAATTTCTTATAGTGGCAGTtgattatttcaccaaatggataGAAGAAGAACCAGTGGCAAAGATAACTGCAAATCAGGTGAAAAAGTTCATATGGAAAAATATAATCACCAGGTTTGGATTACCAATGGCAATCGTTATGGACCATGGG GCAGAAGCTTCCAACAAGCAGATACTGGCAGCAATGAGAAAGAAGCTGGAAGACTATAAGGCTG AAGCAGTGATACCAGCAGAAGTAGGGTTACCCACATTCAGGATCCAGCATTATGAAGAAGACAAGAACGATCAACTGTTAAGGCAGGAGCTGGATTTCCTCCCAGAGATCAGACTCAGAGCAGAAATCAGATCAGCGGCATACAAACAGCGTATAAGTAATGCTTACAACAAAAGAGTAAAGCACAGGCAACTTGAAGTAGGAGACCTGGTGCTCCGTAGAACTGCAGCTACGGGCAAGGCAAAGGTTCAAGGAAAATTAACCCCAAACTGGGAGGGGCCCTATCAGATATGGGAAGAAATCGTACCAGGAGCTTTTAGGATGATGGATATGGGGGGAGTCGCATTGAAAAACTCGTGGAACGCCAGCGTCCTTAGAAAGTTTTATGTGTAA